From Inquilinus sp. Marseille-Q2685:
CCATGGCCACCAGGCGGTGATAGTCGGCGCGGGTGCCGAAGCCGCCGCTGCCGTCCTCCCGCAGGACGTTCGGCGGCCCGTAGACCGGCGCGAGGACCGGGGGCTCCCCGGCCCCGATCCGGGTGCTGCGGGCCGGGTTGCGGCCGTGCAGCACAAAATGCGCGGGCGCCGTCGCCCGGATGATCTCGCGCAGCCGCGGGCCGTCCAGGCGCACCCGGTCGCCGTCGACCGCCGCCCCGGCCTGCCGCCACAGCGCCAGGGTCTCGGGATCGTCCTCGAAGCGCAGGCCGGTCTCGGCCAGAACGCGGTCGGCGCCGGCCTCGATCCGGTCCAGCGCGGCGTCGTCGAACACGGTGAAGCGGCCCGGCAGGGCATCCAGCGGCTCAACCGGCATGGCCGAACGCCCAGACCATGACGGAGTCGTAATAGGGGTCGCCGGCGATCGGAATCCGGGCCAGGGCCAAGGTCGGCAGCCCCGCCTGTTCGGCGCAGGCCGCGGTCAGCGCCGGCGACACGTAGCGGTTGTCGTGGCCCTCGCGGTCGATCAGCAGGTCGCTGCGCACCCAGTCGGCGCCGATGAAGCGCCCGCCCGGTGCCAGATTCGCGGCCGCGGCCGCGAACGCCTCGGCGTAGCGCTCGGCATCCGGCGACAGGCCGAAGCAGCCGATCGCGCTGATCAGGCCGTAGCCGCCGGGCTGTTCCGGCCCGGCGGGCCAGGGCCGCAGGCAGTCGAACACATGATAGGTCCAAGGCCGGCGGCGGAGGGCCTCGAAATCGGCCTCGGACCGGCCGGCCAGGGCCATCGCCTCGCGATAGCAGGGGGGTGTCTCATCGCCGTCCTTGAACGCCTCCAGGACATGCAGGGCTTCCGGCACCAGGTCGCAGACCGACACCTCGTCCGGCGCTGCCGCCAGGCCGATCGACCAGAACAGCGTGGTCACGCCGGCGCCCAGGTCGATCCAATGCGCCGGCCGGCCGCCATGGTCGCGCAAGGCGGACAGGATCTCCTCCGCCCCCTGGCCGGGCATCAGCCGGTCGTTGAAGTAGCGGCTGCGGTAGTCCTCGAAATAGCGCAGCCGCTCCGGGTCCAGGCGGCCGATCTGCTCCAGCCGCCGATACGACCGGTCCAGGCTTGCATCGGCATCCTTGACCCACCCGCCGATCGCTTCGATCTCAGGCACTGGCGCCTCCGGCCGCCATGGCGAAGCGCCGCTCGCTCGGCATCACCGCGGCCAGCAGGGCGGAGCACAGCGCCGCCGCCAGCATCGCCAGATAGATCGCCTGGAACGATCCGGTCGAGACCTTCAGCCAGCCGCCGGCCATGTTGCCGACGATGCCGCCGAAGCCCAGGGCGATGTTGCCGAAGGCGAAGACCAGGGCCGATTTGCCGGTGCCGAAGACATGGCCGATATAGGCCGGGACCAGGCCGAAGATGGCATAGAAGGCGAGGCCGAAGGCGACCACCGCCAGGTACAGGACCGGCAGGTTCCCGCCCGCCAGAGCGGCCTGCAGCAGCAGCAGGCAGGATCCGGCCAGGATCAGATAGGTCAGCACCATCGCCCAGCGCACGGTGATGCGGTCGGCCAGGGCGCCGATGGCAAAGCCGCCGACCATGCCGACGACGCCGATCACGCTCCAGGCCATCGCCGCCGCGCCCTGCGACAGCCCGACCTCGCCCTGCAGGAAGGTCGACAGATAGGTCTGGTAGGGCATGCAGGACAGGCCGTTCAGGAACATCATCAGCAGCACAGCCGCGGTCAGGCCGGGCGGCAGCGTCCGCAGCCGCCCGCCGATCGAGGCCCGGGGCACGGCCGCCTCCGCCACCGGTCTCTCACCGGCCGGCCGGCGCAGGCGCAGGAACCCGGCCAGCGCCAGCGCAGCGACGATCGCGCCGGTGGTGGCCCACAGGAAGCGCCAGCCTTCGGTCGCCAGGAAGCCGGTGATCAGCAGGCCGTTGACGAAGACGCCGTAGCTGGTGCCGGACGACATCAACCCCAGGGCCTTGCCCTGGTGCGACCGGGGCACGATCTCGCTCGACACCTCGACCATCGGCACCCAGATCGCTGCGGCGCATCCGCCCAGCACCGCCAGCAGCACACCCATGGCGACGACATCCGTCACCAGGGCCAGCCCGCACAGGCAGGCGGCGCACACGGCGATCGACCCCAGGATCATCGGCAGGGCACCGAAGCGGACGGTCAGCAGACCGCTGAGCAGCGCGCACAGCATGAAGCCGGCCTGGACGAAGCCCGAGATCACGCCCATCGCGTCATAGGTGAACGGCAGGTCGCGCCGGATGGCCTCGACGATGGCCGGGAACAAGTACATCCCGAAACCGTAGGTCGAGGCGATGAAGGCGGTGAACAGGACGACCGCCTCGATGCTTCGTTTCCGCCCCGCGGAAGACATGGCCTTCCTCCTACCGGCCGGCGGCCGGACCGCGTCGATAGAGGGCGATCAGCCGGGGCGAATCGCCGGTGAAATCCGATCCGTCGTAGTCGCCATGGACGGCCTCGACCGCCATGCCGTCGGGCCGGGCGTCGTCGATCCAGCCGCGGCTATAGCGATGCAGGCGCATGCCGGCCGCCCAGTCCTCGGCGACGCGGCCGCCCTGCAACACCCGGTACTGCAGGTCGAACCGGATCGACATCCCGTCATGGTGCTGCGCCGATTGCCGGACCAGCTGCGACCCGTCCGACAGCGTCCGGATCCAGTCGGTGGCCCAGACCCCGTCGGTCCGGGCCGGGTCGTAATAGTCCGGGTCCGGCGCCCCGCCTGGCACCGGTAGGAAGGTGGCGAGGTCGACGGCCAGCCGGCCGCCGGGCGCGACATGCGCCGCGGCCGCGGCCAGGGCTTGGCGGCCTTCCTCCGGCGGCAGCAGTTGCAGCGCCTCGCGCGGGATCAGCGCCAGGTCGAAGCGCTCCTCCAGCCGCAGCTCCCGCATGTCGGCGACCCGGCCACGGATCCGGCCGCCATGGCCCTCGCGCTCCAGCGCCGCAACGGTCCGCGCCACCATCTCCGGCTCGAGGTCGACCACGGTCAGCCGCCCGGCATATGGGGCGATCCGCAGCGACAGGCGGCCGGCGCCGCAGGGCACCTCGAGCACGCTCGGGGCCGCTTGGCCGACCAGGCCGAGGATGAAGCCGACGTCGCGCTCCTCCGTGTATTCGACGTCGTAGACCGCCGCGCGCCGGCTATACGGCATCCGCCAGCCCGCCTTCGACCATCTCGATGTGCCGCCGCACCTCCGGATGGACGACCACGCCGCCGGCGACGACGCAGCCGTTGCGCGACACCGGGTCGGCCACGCCGTCATGGACGTCCCGCGCCAGGTCCATCAGGTAGCGCCAGACATTGGCGCTGGTGGCCCGGGCGGCGGTCAGCGGCACCGAGGCCGGCATCGCGTCGATCTTGCAGTGCAGGACGCCGTGCCGGACGTAGAACGGGGCGTCATAGGTGGTCAGGTGGCTGAAGCTGGGCATGTAGCCGCTGCCGTAGCCGCAGGTGACGTCGACGATCACCGATCCCGGCTTCATCCGCCGCACCAGCTCCTCGTCCAGCATCGGCGGGGTGTCGTAAGTCGAGATCAGGATGGCGCCGACCACGACATCCGCCTCCAGCACCGCACGCTCGAAGGCCTCGCGTTCGTTGAGGAGGCAACGGACACTGGCCGGCATCCCCGCCGTGAACCGGCGCAGCCCCTCCCAGCGGGTGCCGAAGACCGTCACCTCCGCCCCCATCGACGCCGCCAGCCGCGCCGCGCCGCCGCCGGCATTGCCGTAGCCTATGACCACGACCTTGGGCCGCGGCGCCCCCGGCACATCCGACAGCAGCACGCCGCTGCCGCCCATATGCGCCTGCAGATGATAGGCGGCCAGCAGGATCGCCAGCTTGCCGGAGATCTCGTTGTCGGACACCGGCACGGGAAAGTCGCCGCGTTCGGTCCGGAAGAATTCCAGCGCATAGCCCGACATGCCGCTGCCGCGCATCGCCTCGACCAGCGCCAGGTTGCCCTCGGCGTGCATGAAGCTGGCCAGGTGCAGGCCCGGCCGGAAATGACGGTATTCCTCCGGCCCCGGGGGCTTGTACTTGAACACGACGTCCGAGCCCGACCAGGCCGTGGCGCCGTCGACGATGCTCGCGCCAGCCGCCGCATAGGCCTGGTCGGGGAAGCCGGCGGCGACGCCGGCCTCGGCCTCGACCAGGACGCGGTAGCCGCGCCGCGTGAACTCGCCCACCGCATCCGGCAGCAGGATCACGCGCTTCTCGCCGCTCCGCCGCTCCTTGAGGATGGAGACCGACCGCTCAGCCATGGCTGCGCACTCCCCTGGCATGTTCGGTGACATGCGTGTCGGTCGGCAGGAAGGACTGCTTCAGCGACGCGATGGCGCGATGCGGGTCCGCCTTGCCGCAGACGAAGACGTCGACGGCGGCGTAGCTCAGCTCCGGCCAGGAATGGATGCTGATATGGGATTCGGCCAGCATCAGGATCCCGGTGACTCCCATGCCTTCGCCGAAATGATGCAGGTTGGCTTTGAGGACCGTCGCCCCGGCCGCGCGGGCGGCATCGATCAGCGCGGTTTCGACCTCGCCCGGATCGTCGATCCGGCTGCAACCCCAGAATTCGGCCAATACGTGCCGCCCCAGGCCTGCAGCCCGGCTGGTCACGGCAGTCACCTCCGCGTGATCGTGCATCGTATGCCTCCGTGGCCCGCTTGTTGCGCGGGCTGTGTTGTCTTGCGCCTGAAATGAGGCGTCCCGGATGCTGTATCGCTGCGCTTATCTATGCGGGCCCCGGGTCAACCTGACGGACGATACCGGGCGCCTGATGGGCCCTCTGTCCTAACCCCGCCCCGCGATGTTCCCGGCGCGGCGTCACCGGTCAGTCGGTCGGGCCGGCGGACAAGCCTGGAATCGACTCCGGCCAGCGCGGCAGGTCATCGGCGATCCGGTAGTAGGCGCCCTTGTCGGCCGTAAACGCATGCGCCATCAGCGACAGCCCGGTGGCGCCGTCCAGCGTGCCGGCGCAGATGCTGATCCGGCTGGTGCGGGCCGCCAGCCGCCGCCAGAACAGGCTGCTGCCGCAGTCGCCGCAGAAGCCGCGCTCGGCCTCGGGCGAGGAGCGGTACCAGCGCAGCGTACGGTCGCTCTCCAGCACCAGGTCGCCGGCGGCGCAGGCGGTGAAGGCGGCGAAATGGCCGGAAGTGCGGCGGCACTGGCCGCAATGGCAGGCCACCACTTGGCGCAGCGGCCCCGTCACCCGATAGCGCACCCCGCCGCACAGGCAGCCGCCGGTCCGGTCCGTCATCGCTTGCCTCCCCCGATCGCCAGGCCGCCAGGATGCGGCGGACGGGGCGGAGCGACTGTGCCGGACCCGTCCGGCGATGTCGCAGGCGCGCCACCGCCATGTCGCGTCCGGCCTTGCCAAGCCTCCGCGGCCTTCCGATATTCGACGCAGCCGTCCGGATCCCCCGGGCGGCGGACGTTCTCAGGGCGGGGTGGAAGTCCCCACCGGCGGTGATGGCATGGCCCAAGGGCCGTGCACGAGCCCGCGAGCGCCTGCCGGGCGACCGGCAGGGTCAGCAGATTCGGTGCGATTCCGAAGCCGACGGTCACAGTCCGGATGAAAGAGAACGGGGACGGCAGGCCGGGCGCGAATCCCGGTGGTCGGTCCCGTATGCCCTGATTCTGGTCCGTTGCATGAGGATGACCATGAATCAGCCCCAGTCTTCTTCCCGCACCGACGCGCCCCGCATCGCCTTCATCCAGGCGTGCTGGCACCGCGACATCGTCGACCAGTGCAAGACCGCCTTCCTGGCGGAGATCGCCCAGGCGGGCGCCTCGGCGCC
This genomic window contains:
- a CDS encoding nitrate/nitrite transporter; this translates as MSSAGRKRSIEAVVLFTAFIASTYGFGMYLFPAIVEAIRRDLPFTYDAMGVISGFVQAGFMLCALLSGLLTVRFGALPMILGSIAVCAACLCGLALVTDVVAMGVLLAVLGGCAAAIWVPMVEVSSEIVPRSHQGKALGLMSSGTSYGVFVNGLLITGFLATEGWRFLWATTGAIVAALALAGFLRLRRPAGERPVAEAAVPRASIGGRLRTLPPGLTAAVLLMMFLNGLSCMPYQTYLSTFLQGEVGLSQGAAAMAWSVIGVVGMVGGFAIGALADRITVRWAMVLTYLILAGSCLLLLQAALAGGNLPVLYLAVVAFGLAFYAIFGLVPAYIGHVFGTGKSALVFAFGNIALGFGGIVGNMAGGWLKVSTGSFQAIYLAMLAAALCSALLAAVMPSERRFAMAAGGASA
- a CDS encoding class I SAM-dependent methyltransferase, coding for MPYSRRAAVYDVEYTEERDVGFILGLVGQAAPSVLEVPCGAGRLSLRIAPYAGRLTVVDLEPEMVARTVAALEREGHGGRIRGRVADMRELRLEERFDLALIPREALQLLPPEEGRQALAAAAAHVAPGGRLAVDLATFLPVPGGAPDPDYYDPARTDGVWATDWIRTLSDGSQLVRQSAQHHDGMSIRFDLQYRVLQGGRVAEDWAAGMRLHRYSRGWIDDARPDGMAVEAVHGDYDGSDFTGDSPRLIALYRRGPAAGR
- a CDS encoding NAD(P)-dependent oxidoreductase — protein: MAERSVSILKERRSGEKRVILLPDAVGEFTRRGYRVLVEAEAGVAAGFPDQAYAAAGASIVDGATAWSGSDVVFKYKPPGPEEYRHFRPGLHLASFMHAEGNLALVEAMRGSGMSGYALEFFRTERGDFPVPVSDNEISGKLAILLAAYHLQAHMGGSGVLLSDVPGAPRPKVVVIGYGNAGGGAARLAASMGAEVTVFGTRWEGLRRFTAGMPASVRCLLNEREAFERAVLEADVVVGAILISTYDTPPMLDEELVRRMKPGSVIVDVTCGYGSGYMPSFSHLTTYDAPFYVRHGVLHCKIDAMPASVPLTAARATSANVWRYLMDLARDVHDGVADPVSRNGCVVAGGVVVHPEVRRHIEMVEGGLADAV
- the speD gene encoding adenosylmethionine decarboxylase, with product MHDHAEVTAVTSRAAGLGRHVLAEFWGCSRIDDPGEVETALIDAARAAGATVLKANLHHFGEGMGVTGILMLAESHISIHSWPELSYAAVDVFVCGKADPHRAIASLKQSFLPTDTHVTEHARGVRSHG
- a CDS encoding GFA family protein; its protein translation is MTDRTGGCLCGGVRYRVTGPLRQVVACHCGQCRRTSGHFAAFTACAAGDLVLESDRTLRWYRSSPEAERGFCGDCGSSLFWRRLAARTSRISICAGTLDGATGLSLMAHAFTADKGAYYRIADDLPRWPESIPGLSAGPTD